A window of Aromatoleum bremense genomic DNA:
CCGGTCACGGCCATGAAAATGAGCAGCACGAACGCCCAGAAGCCGAACACGACCTCCACTTCGCCGAGCAGGTGCCAGATGCCGGCGTGATTGGGCTGGAGGTGAGCGAGATGCTCGAAGTACTTGGTCAGGAACGTGTGGGCGACCGCCACCGCGAACAAGCCGGTGCCGACCACTTCGAGCATCGAGGGATTCATTCAGGACCTTGCCATCGTCAAAAAATTGGAAGCGCCCGATTATAGGCGGTCGGGCGCCACGTTTCCGCCGCAAAAGCCGCTACTCGCCGCGCACGAGGACCAGATGCACGCGGTACGGGCCGTGCGCTCCGAGCACGATCGTCATTTCGATGTCGCCGGTGCGCGACGGACCGGAAATGAAATTCACCGCGCGCGGCAATTCGCCGATTTCGCTGCGCGCCAGCGCCCACGCCTCTTCCATCGCCGGGACGATGCGCGACATCGGGATCACCGCGACATGAGTCTCGGGCAGCAGGCTCGTCGCCGCCGGGGTGTGCGGGCCGGAACAGGTCATCAGCGTGCCGGTCTCGGCGATCGCGCAGAAACACCCAGTGACGCCGAGCAGATCCGTGTCGCCAGCGGCGCGCGTCTCCATCGCCAGGCCCGCCGCCGCCCAGTCCAGCCCGGCGAGCCCCGGCCACATGACCCCGCGGCGGCCGAGCGCGCGGGCGTCGAGATAACGGGCAACCGCGGCCGGCACGTCGGCGAGCGCTGCGACCTCGTCGATCGTGCTCGACATCCGCTCCGCCTCGCGACGGAAGCGGGCTGCGAGATCGGCGTCGAACAGCGGGCGCGGCCCGGCGCCGCGCGCGTCGCAGGCCGCTTTGACTTCGGCCCACGCCGCTTCCCGGTTACGCTCGCTGCGGCCCAGTGCGGCACGGATCCGCCCGAGGATGTCGTCACGCGCGTTCATTTTTCGCCTGCGCCGGTGGCATCCGCGAAGGACCGCGGGCGGCGCAATTGCGCCCCGGCCGCGCCGTGTTCGAGCAGCGCGCTGCGCCTCATCGCTTCGTCCTCCCCTCGTGCCGAACACGTTCGGCATACAGTTCGCGGAACGTCCGCCCTTCCGGCGCGGCCAGATCGCGGCCTGCCGTCCACTCCGGTGCGGCGCGCAGCGCCCGGATGCGGTCAGCGCCGCCGGCGAGCCGGCTCAGGTACCGCACCGCGGTCCGCGCCGCGAATCCGTACAGCGCCGGACGGCTCGCGACCCAGCCCCACAGCCGCAGCGCGAACCGTTCGCGCCACGGGCGCAGCTTCAGCTCGACCTGCTTCTCGCGCAGCTTGCGCAGCAGATCCGGCAGCGGAATCTTCACCGGACAGACCACGCCACACTGGTTGCACAGCGTCGAGGCGTGCGGCAGGTCGAGCGCGTTCCCGATGCCGGTATAGAGCGGCGTCAGCACCGAGCCCATCGGCCCCGGATAGACCCAGCCGTACGCGTGCCCGCCAACGCTCTGATACACCGGGCAGTGGTTCATGCACGCGCCGCAGCGGATGCAGCGCAGCATCGGCTCGAACTCGGTGCCGACGAGGCTCGCGCGGCCGTTGTCGACGAGAATGACGTAGAGGTGCTCGGGCCCGTCGAGATCGCCCTCGCCTTTCACTCCGGTCAGCACCGACACGTAGTTCGAGATGCGCTGCCCGGTCGCCGAGCGCGGCAAGAGCCGCATCAGCGTCGAGAAGTCCTCGAGCGTCGGGACGAGCTTCTCGATCCCGGTCACGACGACATGCACTTTCGGCAGCGTCGTCACCATGCGGCCATTGCCCTCGTTCGTCACGAGCGCGGCCGAACCGGTCTCGGCGATGAGGAAGTTCGCGCCGCTGATGCCCATTTCGGCGCTCATGAAATGCTCGCGCAGCACTTCGCGCGCCTCGCGCGCCATGCCGGCGATGTCGTCCTTTTTCGGCGTGTGGTGGGTGCGGGCGAAAAGCTCGGCGACTTCCTCCTTCGACTTGTGGAAGACCGGCGCGATGATGTGCGAGGGTGGTTCGTTGTCGTTGATCTGCAGGATGTATTCGCCCAGGTCGGTCTCGACCGGCTCGATTCCGGCAGCCGCGAGCGCCTCGTTGAGGCCGGCCTCTTCCGACAGCATCGACTTCGACTTCGCGGCTTTCGTGACGCCGTGGCGGCGGGCGATATCGACAACGAGCCGGCAGATCTCCGCCCCGTCACGCGCATACAACACCTCGGCGCCGCGGGCGCGGGCCTTGTCCTCGAAAGTCTCGAGCCACACGTCGAGATTGGCCAGCACGCGGTCGCGGATCGCGCTGGCGGCGTCCCGCAGCGCCTCGAAGTCGGCGCCGGGAGCGGCATCGTAGTCGGCCACGGCCTGCGCCCGCCCCTCGACAAAGCGGCTCTTGGCCTTGCCGAGGTTCGCCTGCAGCTGGCGGTCCGCGAGCTTGTCGCCGGCCCGCGCCTTGAAGAACATCGCCTGCGAGCGCATCAGTCTTCCCCGGCCAGCACCTCGGCGACATGCAGCACGCGCGTGCGCTCGTCGCCGCGGCGACGCAGCCTGCCCTCGATGTTCAGCATGCAGCCGAGATCCCCGAGCACCACCGCGTCGGCTCCCGTCGCCCGGATGTTGTCGCACTTGCGATCGACGACGCGCGTGGAGATGTCGCCGAACTTCACCGAGAACAGGCCGCCGAAGCCGCAGCACTCCTCGCTCGCAGCCATTTCCTTCAGCTCGACGCCCGGCATGTGCGCGAGCAGCGCGCGCGGCTGCGCCTTCACGCCTAGTTCGCGCAGCCCCGAGCAACTGTCGTGGTAGGTCACAGTGCCTTCGAAGTCGCCTGGCACGCCGCCTACGCCGAGCACGGAGACGAGAAAATCCGTCAGTTCGAACGTGCGCGCCGCCAGCGCCCGGGCACGCGCCGCGGCGGCCGGATCGTCGTCGAACAGCTGCGGATAATGGGCCCGGATCATCCCGCCGCACGACCCGGACGGAACGACCACGTAGTCGAGCCCATCGAATTCGGCGATCAGCTTCAGCGCCAGCGCGCGCGCGACGCGGGTGTCGCCGGAGTTGAAGGCCGGTTGTCCGCAGCATGTCTGGGTGGAGGGCACGACGACCTCGCAGCCCGCCGCTTCGAGCAGTCGCAGGGCGGCGAAACCGATGCGCGGGCGCATCAGATCCACCAGGCATGTCACGAACAGGCCGACGCGCATTTTCTCTTCCGTCATTCCGACAAACGCCATTTCATTTCACTAGGCGAAATTACGACGCCCGAGTAAACTGTACAAGTTAAGGAAAACCCGCAGTGACCCGCGTGACCTCTCCCCCCGAAACCAAGAATCCGATCCAGGTCGTCGAGCGCATGATGAAGCTGCTCGACGTCCTCGCCCATCACCCCGATCCCGCGCCGCTGAAGCAGATCGCACAGGAGACGGGGCTTCATCCCTCCACCGCCCACCGCATCCTCGGCGCGATGTCGCAAAGCGGTTTCGTCGAGCGGGGCGATGGCGGCACCTACCGTCTCGGCATCCGCCTGCTGGAACTGGGGAGCCTGGTAAAGTCGCGCATCTCGCTGCGCGAGACGGCGATGCCGGCGATGCTGAAGCTCCACGCGGCAACCGGCGAGAGCATCAATCTGGGCATTCGCGACGGCGACGAGATCGTCTATGTCGACCGCACGTCGAGCGGCCGCTCGGCCGTCCGCGTCGTGCATATCGTCGGCGCACGGGCCCCGCTGCACACCACTGCCACCGGCAAGCTCTTCCTCGTAGAGGACGGCCTGGAGTGCGTGCGCGAGTACGCGCGCCGCACCGGTCTGCCGGCCTCTACGCCAGGTTCCATCACCGACCCCGCCGCGCTGGAAAAGGAACTCGACAAGGTCCGCCGGCACGGCGTCGCGTTCGACCTCGACGAGGTCGAAAATGGCGTGCGCTGCATCGCTGCCGGCATCCGCGACGATTCCGGCGAACTGATCGCCGGCCTGTCGCTGTCGACCCCTTCGGAGCGCTTCAATCCCGACCGCGCCCCCCTCGTGCGCGAAGCCGCCGACGAAATCTCCCGTGCGCTCGGTTACGTCCCGAGCCGCAACTCCCACTGACGGACGGCGAGCAGCCCGGGGCGCCTAGCCGTTCCCGCCGGGGACGAGCCCCGCGACGCGCTGGGCGCCCACCGCCTCGAGCCACTTCTTGATCCGCACCGCATCCGCAGTGCGCGTGTAGCGCCCATCGGAATCCATCAGCACGATGATCACCGGCTGGTCGAGCAGCCGGGCCTGCATCACGAGGCAGCGGCCCGCCTCGCGGATGTAGCCGGTCTTCGACACGTCAATATCCCATTCGGGACTGCGGACGAGCGAATTGGTGTTGCCGAAGCGATGCATCCGGCCGCGGATCTCGACATGGTCTTCGCTGCTCGTCGAAAAGCGGCGGATCAGCGGATAGGTGGACGCCGCCGACACCATGCGGACGAGATCGCGCGGACTCGAGACATTGGCCGGATCGAGACCGGTGCTGTCGTTGAAATGCGTGTCGCCGAGCCCGACCAGCCGGGCCTTGACGTTCATCGCCTGGACGAACGCAGCGATGCCGCCCGGGTAGCTGCGGCCGAGCGCCGAAGCGGCGCGGTTTTCCGACGACATCAGCGCCAGGTGCAGCAACTGCTCGCGCGTGAGCCGGGTTCCGAGCGCGAGGCGCGACCCAGTCCCCTTGATCGTGTCGAGGTCGTCCTCGGTGATGACGATCTCTTCGGACAGGCTCTGCCCGCCGTCGAGGACCACCATCGCGGTCATCAGCTTCGTGATCGATGCGATCGGCAGTATCGAGTCGCTCTTCTTCTCGAGGATCACTTCGCCGGTCGCCTGGTTGACGACGACGAAGGCCGCAGAGCGCAGCTGCGGGTTACCCAGCCGGTCCACTTCGGGCCGGACCTGGACCGGTGCCATCGGCGCGACGAGGGCGACCAGCGAGCGGCGAGCGGACACCTTGCGCAACGTCGGCTTGCGTACCGCGGCCTTGCGCAGCGTCGTCGCCTTGGCAGTTTTTTTGCGTATCGTGTAGCGGACCGGCGCCTTTTTGGTCGCGGTCGGTTTGGCTGTCCGGACCCGCTCCTGCCCGGTCGCGGCGGCAGCGGGTTCGATCCCTCCGGTCTGCAGCAGGGCAAGACTCAGCAGGGCAACGGCAAGATGGCGGAAAGTCATGGTAGGCGAGCCGGAAAGTGCGCGGGACGACACTTTTATTTTTAATCAAATTAAGCAGATATCAAGTTTTTTTGAAGTGGATTCAAAAAAACCTCAGACACATTGTTACATCAACATGGCGAGATGGGTTGGCACTTACATAACTGACGGAAAAAAAGTTCACAGCCGCAGAAAAGCCGCCACCTCGTCCCGGCGCGCGAGGGTGTCCTGGAAGCCCATCTCCATCAGCGCGCGGGTGAAGGCGGGCTCGAACAGGAGGTAGGACAGCAGCGTCGAACCCTCGCGACGCATCGCGCCGACGCCGCGCAGCAGCGTTCGCAATGCCAGCGGCAGCGTGTCGCGATGACGGCCGGCGATCGCGTCGAGCCGTTTTGACGGCGAGATCACCAAGGTTTCGATCGGCCGCAACGCGAGGCCTGCCGCGTCGCGCTCGGCCGCGGTGAAGGCGTTCAGCGTCGTGTTGATGCGCTCCATGCGCTCCAGGTCGACGGCAAGCCCGTCGAGGAAGATGCTCGACAGCGCGTGGCCGGCGATCTGCGCGAGCGGCGGATAGTCTTCGGTGCGCTGACGCCCCTCTTCGGCGAGCCGGCCCGAACCGATCACCAGGATGCGCTCGGCCCCCATGTGGATCGCCGGGCTGATCGGGGCGAGCTGGCGCATCGAGCCGTCGCCGAAATATTCACGATTGATCTTGACCGCCGGAAACACGAACGGAATCGCGCTCGACGCGAGCAGATGCTCGATGCCGAGGCGCGTCGGCATGCCGACGCGCTGCGCGCGGCGCCACGGCAGCACTTCCGGGGCCGCTTCGAAAAATGCGAGGTTCTCGCCGGACGAGTAACCGGATGCGGCAACGCTGACCGCATGGAGATGTCCCGCCTCGATCGCGCGGCGGATCGCCGAGAAGTCGAGCACGCGCTCGAGCAGCGCGCGCAGCGGGCTGTTGTCGAGCAGCGAGCGCGGCGTCTGGCGTACCGCCCAGCCGAACATCAGCGCGCCGCCCCAGCGCAATCCGGTGCCCATCAGCGCCGCGGCGTCGGCCCGGTACACCTGCTCGACGTGGAAATTGCGCCAGATCCACGCCAGCTTGCGCACGCCGGCATTGAAGTCGGACGAAAACACCGCGAGCGCCGCGGCGTTGATGCCGCCCGCCGACGTGCCGCACAGGATCGGGAACGGATTTCCCGGCTGCCGCCCCCTGATCTTGCGGATCGCGGCGAGCACACCGACCTGGTAGGCCGCGCGTGCGCCGCCCCCCGTCAATACCAGCGCCGCCTTCCCTTCCGTCATGCGCCCCCCGCGTCGATCGCAAACATGCGGGGGAATGATGCCACGGGCGTGCGGGCGGCTGCGGCCGGCACGCCCGCAATCACGCCGCCTGCGGACTCAAGAAAACGCCGGGCCGCCCCGAGTTTTCTTGCCCCCTCGGGGGGCGGAAACGGCAAAGCCGTTTCCTGGGGGCGCTCAGGACTGGCCCTGCGCCGCCTCGACCGCCGTCAGTGCGGTCATGTTGACGATGCGGCGCACCGTCGCCGAGGGTGTCAGGATATGCACGGGCTTGGCCGCACCGAGCAGGATCGGCCCGATCGTCATGCCTTCGCCGGCCGCTGTCTTGAGCAGGTTGAAGGCGATGTTGGCGGCATCGAGCGTGGGGAAGATCAGCAGGTTGGCCGGCTCGCGCATGCGCGCGTTCGGGAAGATGCGCAGGCGCAGCTCGGCGTCGAGCGCGGCGTCGCCGTGCATCTCGCCTTCGACCTCGATCTCGGGATGGCGCTCGTGCATCAGGCGCAGCGCCGCGCGCATCTTCTCGGAGGTCGGCGAATCGGCCGAGCCGAACGACGAATGCGACAGCAGCGCGACTTTGGGCGTCAGGCCGAAGCGCGACATCTCTTCGGCTGCGAGCAGCGTCATCTCGACGATCTGTTCCGGTGACGGGTCGTAATTGACGTAGGTATCGGCGAGGAACACCGTGCGCCCGGGCAGGTTGACGACGTTCAGCGCGTAGCAGTTCTTCACGCCCGGCTTGCGGCCGATGACGCTCTCGATGAACTTCAGATGCAGCGCGTGCATGCCGTAGGTGCCGCAGATCAGGCCGTCGCCGTAGCCGTGCTTGAGCAGCAGCGAGCCGATCAGCGTGGTGCGCCGGCGCACTTCCTTCTTCGCGTAATCGACCGACACCCCGCGCCGTTCCATGATCTGGTGGAAATCGGTCCACAGCTCCTTGAAACGCGGATCGGAATCCGGGTTCACCAGCTCGAAGTCCTGCTCGGCGCGGATGCGCAGACCGAAACGCTCGACGTTGGCGACGACGATTTCCGGGCGACCGATCAGGATCGGGCGCGCGAGATTCTCGTCGACGACCGTCTGCACGGCGCGCAGCACGCGCTCGGATTCGCCCTCGGCGAAGATGATGCGCTTGGCCGTGCCGCGCGCGGCGGCGAACACCGGCTTCATGATCATGCCGGAGTGCCAGACGAAGTTGTTGAGCTGGCTGCGGTAGGCATCCCAGTCGCTGATCGGCCGCGTCGCGACGCCCGAGGCCATGCCGGCGATGGCGACAGCCGGGGCGATCTTGACGATCAGGCGCGGGTCGAACGGCCGCGGGATGATGTACTCCGGCCCGAAGCCGGACACTTTTTCGCCATAGGCCGCCGCGACGATGTCGCTCTGCTCGGCGCGCGCGAGCTCGGCGATCGCCTTGACGGCCGCGAGCTGCATCTCGTCGGTGATCGTCGTCGCGCCGACGTCGAGCGCGCCGCGGAAGATGAACGGGAAGCACAGCACGTTGTTGACCTGGTTCGGGTAATCCGAGCGGCCGGTCGCGATGATCGCGTCGTCGCGCACCGCCTTCACTTCTTCGGGCAGGATCTCCGGTGTCGGGTTCGCGAGCGCGAGAATCAACGGTTTCGCCGCCATCTTCGCGACCATCTCGCGCTTGACCACGCCGCCCGCGGACAGCCCGAGCAGCACGTCGGCACCCTCGATGACTTCGCTGAGCGTGCGCGCCGACGTCGGCTTCGCGTAGCGCGCCTTGATCGGGTCCATCAGCGTCGTGCGCCCTTCATAGACGACGCCTTCGATGTCGGTGACCCAGATGTTCTCGACCGGGATGCCGAGCTTCTCGAGCAGCCGCAGGCAGGCAAGCGCCGCGGCGCCCGCGCCGGAAGTCACGAGTTTGACGGTTTTGAGATCCTTGCCGAGCAGATGCAGGCCGTTCAGCACCGCGGCGCCGACGACGATCGCAGTGCCGTGCTGGTCGTCGTGGAACACCGGGATCTTCATCCGCTCGCGCAGCTTCGATTCGATGTAGAAGCACTCGGGAGCCTTGATGTCCTCGAGGTTGATGCCGCCGAAGGTCGGCTCGAGCGCAGCGATCATGTCGATCAGCTTGTCGGGATCACTCTCGGCGATCTCGAGGTCGAAGACGTCGATGCCGGCGAACTTCTTGAACAGCACGCCCTTGCCTTCCATCACCGGCTTGGCCGCGAGCGGGCCGATGTTGCCGAGACCAAGCACCGCGGTGCCATTAGTGACCACCCCGATCAGGTTGCTGCGCGCCGTCAGGTTCGCCGCTTCGGCCGGATCCTCGACGATCGCATCGCACGCCGCGGCGACACCGGGGGAATATGCCAGCGACAGGTCGCGCTGGTTCGACAGGACCTTGGTCGGCGTGACCGAAATCTTGCCGGGCTGCGGGTAGCGGTGATAGTCGAGAGCGGCGCTGCGAATCAGTTCATCCATTTCTGTCCCTTCCGTTATCGCGTGTTATATCGGGCATCGCCGGCGAAAGTAGGTCGCGCGGCGCTGGCTGCAGCAGGCCCCTTGGCTCGTGGCCAGGCGGATCCCTTCCCCCAGTATCGAAAGAAAACCTTTCAATCCCATTTCGGGCACCTGCCGGCCCGTGGCATAATATTAGGCTTTCGCCGACTGTGGTTAACCCTAGTAGTTTCCACAGTTCGGGAAACGGGGCGGTCACCACGACCCCTCGTCCCCGCCGGCCGCAAGGCTACAGGCTCGACCGACGGGACCGGTTCCGCTTCTGTAATCTGGAGAGCTCGTCGCCATGAATCATCGCTTTTCCGAGGCCGCCCTGGCCGCCACTCCCACCTATGTCCGTCACGAAGGCCTCAAGAAATGGGTCGCCGGCATCGCGGCCCTGACCGAGCCCGAGCAGGTCGTGTGGTGCGATGGTTCGGAGGAAGAATACGACCGCCTGTGCGCCGAAATGGTCGACGCGGGCATGCTGATCAAGCTGAACCCGGAAAAGCGCAAGAATTCCTACCTCGCCTGGTCCGACCCGTCCGACGTCGCGCGCGTCGAGGACCGCACCTACATCTGCTCGAAAGACAAGGCCGACGCCGGCCCGACGAACAACTGGGAAGACCCGGCCAAGATGCGCGAGACGCTCAACGGCCTGTTCGCCGGCTGCATGCGCGGGCGCACGATGTACGTGATCCCGTTCTCGATGGGTCCGCTCGGCTCGCCGATCGCACACATCGGCATCGAGATCTCCGACAGCCCGTACGTCGTCACGAACATGCGCACGATGACCCGCATGGGCCGCGCGGTGTTCGACGTGCTCGGCACCGATGGCGAATTCGTCCCCTGCGTGCACTCGGTCGGCGCACCGCTCGCCGAGGGCGAGCAGGACAGCCGCTGGCCGTGCAACCCCGACACCAAATACATCGTCCATTACCCCGAGACGCGCGAGATCTGGTCCTACGGCTCGGGCTACGGCGGCAATGCGCTGCTCGGCAAGAAGTGCTTCGCGCTGCGCATCGCCTCGACGATGGCGCGTGACGAAGGCTGGCTCGCCGAGCACATGCTGATCCTCGGCGTCGAGTCGCCCGAAGGCGAAAAGACCTACGTCGCCGCCGCGTTCCCGTCGGCCTGCGGCAAGACCAACTTCGCGATGCTGATCCCGCCGAAGAGCTTCGGCGGCTGGAAGATCACGACAATCGGCGACGACATCGCGTGGATCAAGCCGGGCAAAGATGGCAAGTTCTACGCGATCAACCCCGAATCCGGCTTTTTCGGCGTCGCGCCGGGCACCTCCGAGAAGACGAACTTCAACGCGATGGCGACGCTGAAGGAAAACATCATCTTCACCAACGTCGCGCTGACCGACGACGGCGACGTCTGGTGGGAAGGCATGAGCAAGGAAGCGCCCGACCACCTGATCGACTGGCAGGGCAACGACTGGACGCCCGAGATCGCGAAGGAAACCGGCCGCAAGGCGGCGCACCCGAACTCGCGCTTCACCGCGCCGGCCGCGCAATGCCCGTCGGTCGATCCTATGTGGGAAGACCCGCAGGGCGTGCCGATCTCGGCGTTCATCTTCGGCGGCCGCCGCGCGACGACCGTGCCGCTGGTGTATGAGGCGTTCAACTGGAACTTCGGCGTCTATATGGCGGCCACGCTGGGCTCCGAGACCACTGCCGCCGCGTTCGGCGCACAGGGCGTCGTGCGCCGCGATCCGTTCGCGATGCTGCCGTTCTGCGGCTACCACATGGGCGACTACTTCAACCACTGGCTGCGCATGGGCCACGTTGTCGAAGACACGCCGAAGATCTTCTGCGTGAACTGGTTCCGCATGAACGAGCGCGGCGAATTCATGTGGCCCGGCTTCGGCGAGAACATGCGCGTGCTGAAGTGGATCGTCGATCGCGTGCGCGGCCGCGTCGGCGGCAAGGAAACGGGCTTGGGCTGGATGCCGAAGTTCGAGGACATCGACTGGGCCGGCGCCGATGTCACGCGCGAGCAGTTCGAGGCCCTGACGAGCGTCGACGCCGACGCGTGGAAGAAGGAGCTCGCGCTGCACAAGGAATGGTTCGACAAGCTGCAGGACCGCCTGCCGCGCGAACTGGTGCTCAAGCGCGAACTGTTCGAACTGACGCTCGCGGTCTGACCCCCGCTGCCGGCCCCGCTCCGGCAGCCCGTGCGGGTGCAAGTCCCGCCACTTCGACCGGCTCGGCATGCCGCGGCTCTCCTAACCTCAACTGCTCGAACCGCCCGGTGCGGACCCGCATGCCGGGTGGTGTGGGAGGGGAACGGTCAGGACTCCTGACCGCCCCTATCCCGATTGCATGCCCGGCATGCCTCGCGCTCCCGCATACCCGGACGGCACTGGCAGCGTAAGGAAGAATGCGGGCAGCGGAACAGGGCGCGAGGGGAAGCCGTACGAGTTGGCCGCTTGGCGTCACAGGCGGGCGCCGCTAGGATTGGCTCCCCTTGCTCAGGAACTGCCGCGCGAACTCGTCGCGCGGCAGCGGCCGGCCGAGGAAATACCCCTGGGCCTGGTCGCAGCCGTGCGTTTTCAGATACGCCAGCGTGTCGCCGCTTTCGATGCCTTCGGCGACGACTTCCAGCCCCAGCGTGCGCCCGAGCGCGATGACGGCCTCGACGACCGCGCGGCTCGTCGAATCCTGGGTGATGCCCTGCACGAACGAGCGGTCGATCTTGAGCTTGTCGAGCGGCAGCGAACCGAGATGGACCAGACTCGAGCAGCCGGTGCCGAAGCCGTCGAGCACGACCTTGACGCCGAGCGCCCTGACCGCTGCGAGGATCTCGGCGGCATCATCCGCGTTGTCCATCACCGCGCTTTCGGTGATCTCGAGCTGCAAGGATGCCGGGTTCATGCCGCACTCGCGCAGGATGTCCGCGAGGCGCTGTGCGAAGCGCCGCTGCCGGAACTGGATCGGCGACACGTTGATCGCGATCGGCACCGGCTCCAGCCCCGCCGCGGCCCACGCGACGTGCTGGCGGCACGCTTCGGCAGTGACCCACTCGCCGACGGCGCCGATCAGGCCGGACGATTCGGCGACGGGAATGAAGAGCCCGGGACCGAGCGCCTCGCAGTCCTCGGCGCCAAAGCGAAGGAGCGCCTCGGCTCCCCTGATGGCACCGGTTCTCAGATCGATCACCGGCTGGTAATGCAGTGTGAACGTGTTTCTTGCGAGCGCCTGCTTGAGCCGCCCCTCCATCGTGGTCGACACGTCGTCGCGGTGTTCGAGGTCCGGCGCATATACGCAGTAAGCGCCGCCGCTGCAGTGCTTCGCCTGGTACATCGCCAGATCGGCGGCGCGGATCAGCGCGTCGACGGTCATGCCGTGCTGTGGAAACAGGCTGATGCCGATCGACGGTGAAACGGATACTTCAGCGTCGCGGATCACGAACGGCTGCGACACGCTTTCGACGACGTACTGCGCGATGTTCATCGCTTCCTGCGTCTGCTCGAGATAGGGCAGCAGGACGATGAACTCGTCGCCGCCGAGCCGGCCGACGATGTCTTCCTTGCGTACGCCCGCCTTCAGGCGGCACGCGACCTCCTGCAGCAGCCGGTCGCCGGCTTCGTGGCCGTAGCGGTCATTGACCGGCTTGAAGCGGTTCAGGTCGATGAACAGGAACGCACCCTGGCTGTGCTTGCGCCCGGCCGCCGCGAGCAGGTGCTCGGCATATTCGAAGATCAGCCGGCGGTTCGGCAGCGCGGTCAGCGGGTCGTGCAGCGCCGCTTCATGCGCGCGCTGTTCCGCCTGCTTGCGGTCGGTGATGTCGATGTTCATGCCGACCCATTTCTCGACCTCGCCGTCCACCCCGACGAGCGGCGCCGCCCTCACGTTGGCCCAGCGCCACTCGCGCCGGCGGTGATGCAGGCGAAGTTCCGTATCAAACACGCACCGACCGGCGACCGCCGCGCGCCATTCCACTTCGACGCGGGGGCGGTCGTCGGGATGAACCGCATCGAGCCACCCGAAACCCGCCATTTCCTCGAAGGTCTGGCCGGTGTAGGCGGACCAGGACGGCGAATGGACGACCAGGGCTCCTGCGGCATCGCCTTCCCAGACCGCCTGGGCGGTTTCCTCGACGAGCACGCGGAAACGTTCCTCGCTCTGGCGCAGCCGCTCGCTCGCGAGCTGCCGCGCGAGCGCAGTACCGGCGGCGCGCGCCAGCACCTCGAGCACCGCGACCTCCTCGTCGTCCGGCCGGTGCAGCTCGAGCCAGTACGCTCCGACGGCACCGGTGGGGATCGCACCGCCCACCGGAACCATCACCAGGCTGCGCTTCGATACCCCCTCCAGAACCGCCGGCGGCACGCGATCGTCGTCACGCACGTCGACGATCACCGCCGTCTCGCGGCGCCGGATCGCCCACTCCGTGACGCTCGCGACGAGCGGGTGGTGGCTCCGCTCCCACACCGGCCCGTTCGTCGCGCCCCTGCCGATGCAGCGGAAGCTGCCGTTGTCGAGTTCGACCGTGATGCCGTCCGCACCGGCGAGCTCCTGCGCCGCGCGCAGCAGCTGGTCCAGGAGTTCGGCGCTGCTGTCCGCGCGGGAGAGCCGCTCGAGCCCTTCGGACAGGCGGCGGAAGCGGACATGCCCGGCAAACAGCGCCGCTTCGGTGCGCACCTCGTCGGTGATGTTGCTGAACACGATCGCCACTTGCCGCTCGTCCGGCTTGCCGTAGCGGAACGCATAGACGTCGAACCAGCGGTCGAGCATCCCGGCGCGCCGCTGAAAACGGATCGGCTCTCCGGTGAGCGCCACTTCGCCGTAGATTTGATACCAGTGGGCTTCATGTTCCGGCACCAGCTCGCGCATCCGGCGGCCGACCACATCGACCAGGCCGGTGTGCTGCTCGAACGCCGGATTGACCTCGATGAAGCGGTAATCGACAGCTTTTCCCTGTCCATCGAAGATCATCTCGATGATGCAGACCCCTTCGTCGATCGATTCAAAGAGCGCCCGGTAGCGCGCCTCGCTCGCCTCCTGGCGCCGGCGGGCGAGGATCTGCGGCGTGTCGTC
This region includes:
- a CDS encoding LutC/YkgG family protein, producing the protein MNARDDILGRIRAALGRSERNREAAWAEVKAACDARGAGPRPLFDADLAARFRREAERMSSTIDEVAALADVPAAVARYLDARALGRRGVMWPGLAGLDWAAAGLAMETRAAGDTDLLGVTGCFCAIAETGTLMTCSGPHTPAATSLLPETHVAVIPMSRIVPAMEEAWALARSEIGELPRAVNFISGPSRTGDIEMTIVLGAHGPYRVHLVLVRGE
- a CDS encoding LutB/LldF family L-lactate oxidation iron-sulfur protein codes for the protein MRSQAMFFKARAGDKLADRQLQANLGKAKSRFVEGRAQAVADYDAAPGADFEALRDAASAIRDRVLANLDVWLETFEDKARARGAEVLYARDGAEICRLVVDIARRHGVTKAAKSKSMLSEEAGLNEALAAAGIEPVETDLGEYILQINDNEPPSHIIAPVFHKSKEEVAELFARTHHTPKKDDIAGMAREAREVLREHFMSAEMGISGANFLIAETGSAALVTNEGNGRMVTTLPKVHVVVTGIEKLVPTLEDFSTLMRLLPRSATGQRISNYVSVLTGVKGEGDLDGPEHLYVILVDNGRASLVGTEFEPMLRCIRCGACMNHCPVYQSVGGHAYGWVYPGPMGSVLTPLYTGIGNALDLPHASTLCNQCGVVCPVKIPLPDLLRKLREKQVELKLRPWRERFALRLWGWVASRPALYGFAARTAVRYLSRLAGGADRIRALRAAPEWTAGRDLAAPEGRTFRELYAERVRHEGRTKR
- a CDS encoding (Fe-S)-binding protein; amino-acid sequence: MTEEKMRVGLFVTCLVDLMRPRIGFAALRLLEAAGCEVVVPSTQTCCGQPAFNSGDTRVARALALKLIAEFDGLDYVVVPSGSCGGMIRAHYPQLFDDDPAAAARARALAARTFELTDFLVSVLGVGGVPGDFEGTVTYHDSCSGLRELGVKAQPRALLAHMPGVELKEMAASEECCGFGGLFSVKFGDISTRVVDRKCDNIRATGADAVVLGDLGCMLNIEGRLRRRGDERTRVLHVAEVLAGED
- a CDS encoding IclR family transcriptional regulator, translating into MMKLLDVLAHHPDPAPLKQIAQETGLHPSTAHRILGAMSQSGFVERGDGGTYRLGIRLLELGSLVKSRISLRETAMPAMLKLHAATGESINLGIRDGDEIVYVDRTSSGRSAVRVVHIVGARAPLHTTATGKLFLVEDGLECVREYARRTGLPASTPGSITDPAALEKELDKVRRHGVAFDLDEVENGVRCIAAGIRDDSGELIAGLSLSTPSERFNPDRAPLVREAADEISRALGYVPSRNSH
- a CDS encoding serine hydrolase, which gives rise to MTFRHLAVALLSLALLQTGGIEPAAAATGQERVRTAKPTATKKAPVRYTIRKKTAKATTLRKAAVRKPTLRKVSARRSLVALVAPMAPVQVRPEVDRLGNPQLRSAAFVVVNQATGEVILEKKSDSILPIASITKLMTAMVVLDGGQSLSEEIVITEDDLDTIKGTGSRLALGTRLTREQLLHLALMSSENRAASALGRSYPGGIAAFVQAMNVKARLVGLGDTHFNDSTGLDPANVSSPRDLVRMVSAASTYPLIRRFSTSSEDHVEIRGRMHRFGNTNSLVRSPEWDIDVSKTGYIREAGRCLVMQARLLDQPVIIVLMDSDGRYTRTADAVRIKKWLEAVGAQRVAGLVPGGNG